In Haliscomenobacter hydrossis DSM 1100, the DNA window TCAATAATCCGTTAAAACTTTTTAGTGTAGAAGTTTCAGCCGATAAGCCTGCGTTTTAGTGAAGTAATAAAATTTTGGAAGAAAAACTAGTAATGACTCAAAGATAAACGCAATAATTTAATGAAAAAACAGTTTAGTCGATTTTTTTTAAAATTAACCAAACATTAAGGTTTTTCTAGGGTTTCCCCTAATGCCTGAGGATACACAGATTTGATGTGTAAAACTTTTTGTACGCATCTTTTGCGGAGATGGGTGCTCTGTTAAACTTTTTGTATCTTGCATGCTCTAACTGCCGTTACATTATGAAACAAAAGGCTACCATCGAAGCGCCTACTCCGACAACAGGCACTGACCATTGGATTCAGATCCGGGGTGCCCGCGGGAACAACCTTAAAAACATCAATTTAGACATTCCCAAGAACCAGTTGGTAGTGGTTACGGGTGTTTCGGGTTCGGGTAAATCCACGATCACGATGGATACCCTCTATGCTGAAGGCCAGCGGCGCTACGTAGAAAGCCTCTCTTCTTATGCCCGGCAGTTTTTGGGGCGGATGAAAAAACCGGAGGTCGACTACATCAAGGGCATTTGTCCGGCCATCGCCATTGAGCAAAAAGTTAGCACCAGCAATGCGCGCTCCACCGTGGGAACGCTGACCGAAATATACGATTACCTGCGCCTGCTGTACGCACGAGTAGGCAGAACGTATTCGCCCATCTCGGGGGCTCAGGTGAAAAAGCACGAGGTCAAAGACGTCAACGACTACATCCATACTTTTCCAGCGGGCGCTCGGGTACAATTGTTCATCCCCCTACCTTATAAATACAAAGACCGCTTGCTGGATCGAGAGTTGAGTCTTTTGTTGCAAAAAGGCTACAGCCGCTTGCGCAAAGAAGGGGAATTGATGGACATCCAGGATTTCCTCACTAGCAATGATACCATCCTGAAATTGAAAATTGAGGACATCCCCACGGATACCTTATACATTTTGATCGACCGCTTTGCCGTAAGTGAAGAAGAAGACAACATTCGCCGGATTGCCGACTCTATCCAGACCGCTTTTTACGAAAGTGAAGGCGAATGTTGGGTAGATGTAGTCGGCAGCGAGGCCATGAAGGGCTTCAACAACCGTTTTGAACTGGATGGTCTACTTTTCATCGAACCCAATCCTCAACTTTTCAACTTCAACAATCCCTTTGGCGCGTGTCCAAGTTGTGAAGGATTCAGCATGGTGATGGGGATTGATGAAGACAAAGTGGTGCCCGACAAATCCTTGTCCTTATACGAAGGTGCCATTGCTTGTTGGAAAGGGGAAAAATTGGGCCTTTGGTTGGAAGAAGTGCTGGCGCATGCCCACAAGTACAATTTCCCGGTGCATCTGCCTTACCGAGACTTAAGCAAAGAACAGCGCAATATGCTTTGGAAAGGCACCAGTTCTTTTGGGGGCATCCGTGCGTTTTTTAAAGAATTGGAAGAAAAAGCCTACAAGGTTCAAAACCGGGTGATGCTGGCCCGTTACCGTGGCCGCACGCTTTGCCCAACCTGCGAAGGTGCCCGCCTGCGCGTAGAAGCCACTTACGTAAAAGTTGGTGGCAGAGGCATCCATGAACTGATTGATGAACCAATTGACGAACTCTATCAATTTTTTAAAAGTATCGATCTGGGTGATTTTGATAAAAAAGTAGGCAATCGCCTCTTGCAGGAAATCAGCTCCCGGCTGCAATACATGTGTGATTTGGGACTGGGTTACCTGACACTCAATCGGGTTTCGGCCACGTTGAGCGGCGGCGAAACCCAGCGCATCAACCTCACCCGTTTGTTGGGCAGCAACCTCACCAGCTCGATGTACATCCTGGATGAACCCAGTGTTGGGCTACATCCCCGCGATACCGAACGTTTGGTAAAAGTGCTCCGCACGCTGCGCGATTTGGGCAATACCGTCATCGTGGTAGAACACGAAGAAGACCTGATCAAAAATGCCGATTACCTGATTGATATTGGCCCGGCTGCCGGGATACACGGCGGCGAGGTGGTTTTTGCCGGCCCTTATGCCGACATCTACACCGATGCTGCCAATAGTTTGACCACTCTATACATGAGTGGGCGCATGGAAATTCCAGTGCCCGGTTTCCGCCGTAAAACCAGTGATTTTATCTGGGTAAAAGGCGCGCAACAAAACAATCTCCAGAACATTGATGTGGCATTTCCGCTGCATACGATGATTGCGGTGAGTGGGGTTTCTGGTTCGGGCAAAACCACCCTGGTAAAACAGATCCTGTACCCGGCTCTCAAAAGAGAACTGGGTGAAGCCACGCCCAAGGCTCCCGGTTTACACCGGGGAATCGAAGGGCCGTTTAAAAAAATCAAAGCGGTTGAAATGGTCAACCAAAGTCCGATCGGCAAGTCCTCGCGCTCCAATCCGGTGACTTACGTGAAGGCGTATGATGCCATCCGCGACTTGTTTACCAATCAACAACTGGCCAAAATCCGGGGCTTCAAACCTAAACACTTTTCCTTCAATGTAGACGGTGGCCGTTGTGATGCCTGTAAGGGAGAAGGAGAACAAATCATCGAAATGCAATTCCTGGCCGATGTGCGCCTGGAATGTGAGGTCTGCCAGGGCAAACGTTTCAAAACCGAAGTACTCGATGTAGTATACAAAGGCAAAAACATCCACGAGGTATTGGAAATGAGCATCGATGAGGCCATGGAATTTTTTGCTGAGCACAAGGATATCATTTCCAAAATCAAACCTTTGCAAGACGTTGGTCTGGGTTATGTACACATGGGGCAGTCTTCCAGCACTTTGTCGGGTGGCGAAGCCCAACGGGTAAAGTTGGCCTCTTTCCTGAACCAGGAACATGCCAATCAACACGTGCTGTTCATCTTCGACGAACCCACTACGGGGCTGCACTTTCACGACATCCGCAAGCTGTTGGATGCCCTCAATGCCCTGGTGGAAAAAGGACATACGGTCATTGTAGTAGAACACAACCTGGAAGTGATCAAATCCGCCGACTGGGTGATTGACCTGGGGCCCGACGGGGGCAAAGGCGGCGGAGAATTGGTTTATCAAGGGACTCCAGAGGGTTTGCTGAAAGTGGAAGGGTCGATTACAGGAAAATATTTGCAAACAAAATTGAACCAGATCTAGGTTTTTTTCATTAAAGCCTAGTCAACTTATCTTGTTTTTTTAATTTAGCGCCATCTTCAAGAGGTGCTCAAGCCTATTGTTATTAAACTTGTCTTGTTGTTGAAAATCTAAAAAATTGATGAGCAACCAAATACATAAACATTGATTGTTTTTAATTATAGACGTCAGTGGAGTCCAGAAACCACTAAAAAACGGGGCGAGACCGAAAAGCCTTACGAGTAGGAAAAAAAAAACTGTATTTCGATGAAAAAATTAACTTCCAATCTAATTTTGGTCTGTGGATTGTCATTGTTTATGACTTCATGTTACACCTATACTCATGTTGTAGGTAAAGGAGCTCAAACTGGGGTAGAAGTCAAAAAAATGAACCACTATTTAATTTATGGGTTGGCCCCCCTAAATATATCTAATCCCAAGGAAATGGCTGGTGGGGTAGAGGATTATGAAGTAACCATTACTCATACTTTTATTGATGGGTTGATCAATGCAATTACTTTTGGGATATACACCCCAACAACCACAATTGTGAAGAAATAGCCAAATTTAGAGGGGGAGTCTGGGATTACTCCCCCTTTAATCGATTCTTTGATAAACTCGATAAGCAATAAGATGAAATATATTTTATTGATTACTGGCGCAATTTTAGTGATCGCCACATTGGTTTCATTCGTACAATACTTACCGGATTATTTCGAGTTATCCAACTATGGGAGAGGATATATATGGGGAAAGTTGTTAGTATTAGGTATAGGATTGGCAATCATTTATGCCGGACTAAAAGTAAAAAAAGCCTCCTAAGCTGGATTTTAACCCTTTATAGGGTGATAAAGAAATTCAAGCCCCTTGTTTTCATTGGGGGGCCAATTTTGAGCTAGTCAAAAAAAGATTAAAGTCCAACTTGGATAGTCGTGCCTTTTTGAAAAAAGGTAAAACTTGGTTTTTAGTTTATTAATGCCTACATTGATTCATCAATCTTTTGATTTTTAAAACCAAATGAATTCTACAATGAAAAAATTTTTCACTTCCCTATTCCTCTGCCTGGGACTTTTACTGGCAACCAACAGTTATGCCATGTTCTCGAAAGCGCCGGCAGCTAATGATCCAGTGGCCACTAATGTCAACCCGGAGGCTAAACTGGGCATCGATGACCTGAAAAACATGACGGTCAAAGAAATTGAAGCAAAAATTGGCCACGAACTGACCTGGAAACAGAAATTGGGCATCAAAATGCTCAAAAATAAAGCGGCCAAGGCAGAAAGACATCCTGAAAAACCCGCTGCTAGCGGTAGTACTTTGATTGGACTTTTGCTGGGTTTAGTTTTGTTCCTCATCGGAGTATTGATCGCTTATATCGCTTTTGCCGATGATAGGAATGTCATCAAAGGAGCCTGGATCGGAGCCGCAGTTGTGTTGGTATTGTATTTGGTAGTATTGTAAAAAAGACTTCAATAAACCAGGAATTCCGTTGGAAGAAGGGATGCAAGATCAATTGCATCCCTTTTTCATTTGGGCAAATTCCCCCTCCTTTCTTACCTTTATCCCCACAAAACAAAAAACCAAGGCCTGATGAAACTATTGCAGGACAAAGTGGCGCTCGTAACCGGTGGTTCACGGGGAATTGGAGCGGCCATTGTAAAAAGATTTGCGGAACAAGGTGCCCATGTTGCCTTTACGTATCGGTCTTCGGCAGCTCAAGCTGAAGCCATTGTTGCTGAACTGGAAGCTCTAGGGGTAAAAGCCAAAGCTTATGCCTCGGATGCGGGTAATTTTGCGGAAGCAGAAGCCTTGATCAATGCGGTGGTTGCCGACTTTGGCAAACTTGACATTTTGGTCAACAATGCCGGGATTACACAGGATACCCTGATGCTGCGCATGAGTGAGGAACAGTGGGACAAAGTGATCACCACCAACCTCAAATCGGTGTTCAACTTATCCAAATTCGCGCTACGTCCCCTGATGAAAGCAGGCGGCGGCTCGATCATCAACATGAGTTCGATAGTGGGCATTACGGGCAATGCGGGGCAGGCCAACTACGCGGCCTCTAAGGCGGGCATCATTGGCTTCAGCAAGTCACTGGCCAAAGAAATGGGTTCACGTGCCATTCGTTGCAATGTGATTGCACCGGGTTTCATCGAAACGGACATGACTGAGGCATTGGATGAAAAAACCCGTGATGCTTATTTGGCCAATATTCCGCTCAAACGTTTTGGCAAGGCCAATGAAGTCGCCGACCTCTGCGTTTTTCTGGGCTCGGATTTGTCGACTTATGTGTCTGGGCAGACCATTTCGGTTTGTGGGGCGCTACATACCTAAGATGGAATGACGAATTTTTTTTGAATAACGAGTGACGAATACTCGGTCACTGAGCGAAGCCGAAGTGCCGAGTATTCGTCATTCGTCACTCGAAGAATTCGCCATTCATAATTCTCCTCCATGCTCGATCAATCCTTCCTCCAACTGTTCACTACGGAAATCAAACGCCGCCTGTTTGAAGAATCACAGGTGCGTCTCGAACGTTGTTTGAACGAACTTAGCGAAGCCGACATTTGGTGGCGACCCAACGAAAACTCCAATAGTGTAGGCAACCTGGTTTTGCATCTCTGTGGAAATGCCCGGCAGTGGATTTTGGCGGGTTTGGGTGGTGCTGCCGACCAACGCAAGCGTCAAGCTGAATTTGATGAACGTGGTCCGGTATCAAGAGCAGAACTGATCAAAAAAGTACAACAACTCATGTCTGAAATCGATGCCACACTTGATCAATTGACGCCAGCAGACATCGAACGGCCCATCGTTGTACAGGGGTTCAACGAAACAGGCATGAGTATCCTCATTCACGTCGTAGAACACTTCTCCTACCACGTGGGACAAATGGCCTATATTGTCAAGGCCAGACTGGATAAACAAACGAACTTTTA includes these proteins:
- the uvrA gene encoding excinuclease ABC subunit UvrA encodes the protein MKQKATIEAPTPTTGTDHWIQIRGARGNNLKNINLDIPKNQLVVVTGVSGSGKSTITMDTLYAEGQRRYVESLSSYARQFLGRMKKPEVDYIKGICPAIAIEQKVSTSNARSTVGTLTEIYDYLRLLYARVGRTYSPISGAQVKKHEVKDVNDYIHTFPAGARVQLFIPLPYKYKDRLLDRELSLLLQKGYSRLRKEGELMDIQDFLTSNDTILKLKIEDIPTDTLYILIDRFAVSEEEDNIRRIADSIQTAFYESEGECWVDVVGSEAMKGFNNRFELDGLLFIEPNPQLFNFNNPFGACPSCEGFSMVMGIDEDKVVPDKSLSLYEGAIACWKGEKLGLWLEEVLAHAHKYNFPVHLPYRDLSKEQRNMLWKGTSSFGGIRAFFKELEEKAYKVQNRVMLARYRGRTLCPTCEGARLRVEATYVKVGGRGIHELIDEPIDELYQFFKSIDLGDFDKKVGNRLLQEISSRLQYMCDLGLGYLTLNRVSATLSGGETQRINLTRLLGSNLTSSMYILDEPSVGLHPRDTERLVKVLRTLRDLGNTVIVVEHEEDLIKNADYLIDIGPAAGIHGGEVVFAGPYADIYTDAANSLTTLYMSGRMEIPVPGFRRKTSDFIWVKGAQQNNLQNIDVAFPLHTMIAVSGVSGSGKTTLVKQILYPALKRELGEATPKAPGLHRGIEGPFKKIKAVEMVNQSPIGKSSRSNPVTYVKAYDAIRDLFTNQQLAKIRGFKPKHFSFNVDGGRCDACKGEGEQIIEMQFLADVRLECEVCQGKRFKTEVLDVVYKGKNIHEVLEMSIDEAMEFFAEHKDIISKIKPLQDVGLGYVHMGQSSSTLSGGEAQRVKLASFLNQEHANQHVLFIFDEPTTGLHFHDIRKLLDALNALVEKGHTVIVVEHNLEVIKSADWVIDLGPDGGKGGGELVYQGTPEGLLKVEGSITGKYLQTKLNQI
- a CDS encoding Bor family protein → MKKLTSNLILVCGLSLFMTSCYTYTHVVGKGAQTGVEVKKMNHYLIYGLAPLNISNPKEMAGGVEDYEVTITHTFIDGLINAITFGIYTPTTTIVKK
- the fabG gene encoding 3-oxoacyl-[acyl-carrier-protein] reductase: MKLLQDKVALVTGGSRGIGAAIVKRFAEQGAHVAFTYRSSAAQAEAIVAELEALGVKAKAYASDAGNFAEAEALINAVVADFGKLDILVNNAGITQDTLMLRMSEEQWDKVITTNLKSVFNLSKFALRPLMKAGGGSIINMSSIVGITGNAGQANYAASKAGIIGFSKSLAKEMGSRAIRCNVIAPGFIETDMTEALDEKTRDAYLANIPLKRFGKANEVADLCVFLGSDLSTYVSGQTISVCGALHT
- a CDS encoding DinB family protein, with protein sequence MLDQSFLQLFTTEIKRRLFEESQVRLERCLNELSEADIWWRPNENSNSVGNLVLHLCGNARQWILAGLGGAADQRKRQAEFDERGPVSRAELIKKVQQLMSEIDATLDQLTPADIERPIVVQGFNETGMSILIHVVEHFSYHVGQMAYIVKARLDKQTNFYGGINLNNE